Proteins encoded in a region of the Haloarchaeobius salinus genome:
- a CDS encoding MBL fold metallo-hydrolase, producing the protein MTAGDVNEVTTGECSDLYYVDTGMYGTAEYGAVYVLDAAEVALVDTGIGTHHDRVLDALDELDIAPEAVDHLVVTHVHLDHAGGAGFLADACENATVWVHERGARHLADPSRLWEGTKAAVGDQIDWYTEPQPVPEERIETLADGDTIDLGDRELHAAHAPGHAPHQHVFHDPANDAVFTADAAGIYVPSLDLVRETSPPPQFDLEQALADVETIRSFEPSTLLYPHFGPAATDDRLTEYEARLESWVAEVAAKRDELGDDEAVVEHFAETTEMAEVWGERKASGETAMNVRGVLRYLDSRDD; encoded by the coding sequence ATGACAGCAGGCGACGTGAACGAAGTCACGACGGGCGAGTGCTCGGACCTGTACTACGTCGACACCGGCATGTACGGCACGGCGGAGTACGGCGCGGTGTACGTCCTCGACGCCGCGGAGGTCGCGCTCGTGGACACCGGCATCGGGACGCATCACGACCGCGTCCTCGACGCGCTGGACGAGCTCGACATCGCGCCCGAGGCGGTCGACCACCTCGTGGTGACGCACGTCCACCTCGACCACGCGGGCGGGGCGGGCTTCCTCGCCGACGCGTGCGAGAACGCGACGGTCTGGGTCCACGAGCGCGGCGCGCGCCACCTCGCGGACCCGTCGCGGCTCTGGGAGGGGACGAAGGCCGCGGTCGGCGACCAGATAGACTGGTACACCGAACCGCAGCCGGTGCCCGAGGAGCGCATCGAGACCCTGGCCGACGGCGACACCATCGACCTCGGCGACCGCGAACTGCACGCAGCGCACGCGCCGGGGCACGCACCGCACCAGCACGTGTTCCACGACCCGGCGAACGACGCCGTGTTCACGGCCGACGCGGCGGGCATCTACGTCCCGAGCCTGGACCTGGTACGGGAGACGAGCCCGCCGCCGCAGTTCGACCTCGAACAGGCGCTCGCCGACGTGGAGACCATCCGGTCGTTCGAGCCGTCGACGCTCCTGTACCCGCACTTCGGGCCCGCGGCGACCGACGACCGGCTCACCGAGTACGAGGCCAGACTGGAGTCGTGGGTCGCGGAGGTGGCGGCAAAGCGCGACGAACTCGGCGACGACGAGGCCGTCGTCGAGCACTTCGCGGAGACGACCGAGATGGCCGAGGTCTGGGGCGAGCGCAAGGCCAGCGGCGAGACGGCGATGAACGTCCGGGGCGTGCTCCGGTACCTCGACAGCCGGGACGACTGA
- a CDS encoding AMP-dependent synthetase/ligase produces the protein MNWQEAEREYTDEVTGETNLARMFEDSAERHADRPAQMFKGGVYDRSLTESVVPAAPDGEYRAISYDDMRTVVRHLAAGFRDLGVGAGDRVGIFSNTRMEWAQCDFGLLSAGAVVTTVYSGSSARQVRYLLDDPNATAVVVENEDALSRVLEVEDDLDLEFIVSIDRLDGHDDRDDIHTLAEVHDRGAELFDRDEYESWVDSREWDDLASLIYTSGTTGQPKGVQLTHGNFRSNVNQIRKRYGPRPDKGDLPVIDADTRTVSFLPLAHVFERTAGHFEMFAAGACVGYAESPDTLRDDFNAVKPNAATSVPRVYEKIYDAIREQAETSNLRSRIFEWATDVGVEYYEAENPGVALRAKARLADKLVFQKVREALGGNVDFLISGGGSLSPELCALYHAMGLPIMEGYGLTETAPVVSVNPPEEPKIGTIGPPVVDEEIHIDEDVVEQATFADDPGQVGELLVHGPNVTEGYWEKPGETTEAFTELDGERWFRTGDIVHLRPDGYIEFRERSKQILVLSTGKNVAPAPIEDAFAASPVVEQCMVVGDGEKFVGALMVPNLERLRDEAAEDGTELPDDDEAAVEHEYVRERVQAEVDRINPQFETYEQIKRFRLVTEEFTEENDLLTPTMKKKRRNIIDVHDGLIDDIYAE, from the coding sequence ATGAACTGGCAGGAGGCGGAGCGAGAGTACACCGACGAGGTGACAGGTGAGACGAACCTCGCCCGGATGTTCGAGGACAGCGCCGAGCGACACGCCGACCGTCCGGCACAGATGTTCAAGGGTGGGGTCTACGACCGTTCGCTGACCGAGTCGGTGGTCCCGGCGGCCCCGGACGGCGAGTACCGCGCCATCAGCTACGACGACATGCGGACCGTCGTCCGCCACCTGGCCGCCGGCTTCCGCGACCTCGGCGTCGGCGCGGGCGACCGCGTGGGTATCTTCTCGAACACGCGGATGGAGTGGGCACAGTGCGACTTCGGCCTGCTCTCGGCCGGCGCGGTCGTGACGACCGTGTACTCGGGCTCGTCGGCCCGGCAGGTGCGCTACCTGCTCGACGACCCGAACGCGACGGCCGTCGTCGTCGAGAACGAGGACGCACTCTCCCGCGTGCTGGAGGTGGAGGACGACCTCGACCTCGAGTTCATCGTCTCCATCGACCGGCTCGACGGCCACGACGACCGCGACGACATCCACACGCTCGCCGAGGTCCACGACCGGGGCGCGGAGCTCTTCGACCGCGACGAGTACGAGTCCTGGGTCGACTCGCGCGAGTGGGACGACCTCGCGAGCCTCATCTACACCTCGGGCACGACCGGCCAGCCGAAGGGCGTCCAGCTCACCCACGGCAACTTCCGGTCGAACGTCAACCAGATCCGCAAGCGCTACGGCCCGCGTCCCGACAAGGGCGACCTCCCGGTCATCGACGCGGACACCCGGACCGTCTCGTTCCTGCCGCTGGCGCACGTCTTCGAGCGGACGGCCGGCCACTTCGAGATGTTCGCCGCGGGGGCCTGCGTCGGCTACGCCGAGAGCCCCGACACCCTGCGTGACGACTTCAACGCGGTGAAGCCGAACGCCGCGACGAGCGTCCCGCGGGTGTACGAGAAGATCTACGACGCCATCCGCGAGCAGGCCGAGACCTCGAACCTGCGCTCGCGCATCTTCGAGTGGGCGACCGACGTGGGCGTCGAGTACTACGAGGCCGAGAACCCGGGCGTCGCGCTCCGGGCGAAGGCCAGACTCGCCGACAAGCTGGTGTTCCAGAAGGTGCGCGAGGCGCTCGGCGGCAACGTCGACTTCCTCATCAGCGGCGGCGGCTCGCTCTCGCCGGAGCTCTGTGCGCTGTACCACGCGATGGGCCTGCCCATCATGGAGGGCTACGGGCTCACCGAGACCGCACCCGTCGTGTCGGTGAACCCGCCGGAGGAGCCGAAGATCGGCACCATCGGGCCGCCGGTCGTCGACGAGGAGATCCACATCGACGAGGACGTGGTCGAGCAGGCGACGTTCGCCGACGACCCCGGACAGGTCGGCGAACTGCTCGTCCACGGGCCGAACGTCACCGAGGGCTACTGGGAGAAGCCCGGCGAGACGACCGAGGCGTTCACCGAGCTGGACGGCGAGCGCTGGTTCCGCACCGGCGACATCGTCCACCTGCGGCCCGACGGCTACATCGAGTTCCGCGAGCGCTCGAAGCAGATCCTCGTGCTCTCGACCGGGAAGAACGTCGCGCCCGCCCCCATCGAGGACGCCTTCGCCGCCTCGCCGGTCGTCGAGCAGTGCATGGTCGTCGGCGACGGCGAGAAGTTCGTCGGCGCGCTCATGGTACCGAACCTCGAACGGCTCCGCGACGAGGCGGCGGAGGACGGCACCGAACTGCCCGACGACGACGAGGCGGCCGTCGAACACGAGTACGTCCGCGAGCGGGTCCAGGCGGAGGTCGACCGCATCAACCCGCAGTTCGAGACCTACGAGCAGATCAAGCGGTTCCGGCTGGTCACCGAGGAGTTCACGGAGGAGAACGACCTGCTGACGCCGACGATGAAGAAGAAGCGCCGGAACATCATCGACGTGCACGACGGGCTCATCGACGATATCTACGCGGAGTAG
- a CDS encoding AMP-dependent synthetase/ligase, which produces MDWREAEQQFSDDVTGMNTLARMFNDSADRHPDRPAQKYKGDVYDRSLATVGAVDEAPADGYATLSYAEMQDIVQSLAAGFRALGVGAGDRVGLFSDTRMEWAQCDFGLLSAGAVVTTVYESSSPAQVRYLLDDPGATGVVVENQELLDRVLEVSDSLSIRFIVCMDDLPAEYGDEDGVYTLGEVYEQGRKRFDGDTFETWLDETDVEDLASLVYTSGTTGQPKGVRLTHRNFRSNVNQMYRRYGPRPEKSSSFPTIDENTRTVSYLPLAHVFERAAGHFLIFAAGGCVGYAESVDTLKEDFQTVEPNTATSVPRVYEKIYDAIREQAAESGFKERVFNWATGVSREYYRSDRPGALLRARYWLADKLVFSDVREALGGNVDYLISGGGTLSDELCTLYHGMGLPIYEGYGLTEASPVVTSNPPEEVKIGTIGPAYHDIDVRIDTSVVPEGEATDTMGKLGELLIRGPNVTDGYWNKPEETEAAFTEDGFFKTGDIVHERPDDYLVFRERSKQILVLSTGKNVAPAPIEDAFVSSRLVEQVMVMGDGEKFVSALVVPNFEALRERAAEEGVDVPDDDYALCDDDWAYETIEAEVEAVNERFEKHEQIKEFRLAEEEFTEDNDMMTPTMKKKRRNIKDRYDRLVEEIYGEDDRAEPAEAED; this is translated from the coding sequence ATGGATTGGCGGGAGGCAGAACAACAGTTCTCGGACGACGTGACGGGCATGAACACCCTGGCACGGATGTTCAACGACAGCGCGGACCGACACCCGGACCGGCCGGCACAGAAGTACAAAGGCGATGTGTACGACCGGAGTCTGGCCACGGTGGGGGCGGTGGACGAGGCACCGGCTGACGGCTACGCGACGCTCAGCTACGCCGAGATGCAGGACATCGTCCAGAGCCTCGCGGCGGGGTTCCGGGCGCTCGGCGTCGGGGCTGGCGACAGGGTGGGGCTGTTCTCCGACACGCGGATGGAGTGGGCCCAGTGCGACTTCGGCCTGCTCTCCGCGGGCGCGGTCGTGACGACGGTGTACGAGTCGTCCTCGCCGGCACAGGTGCGCTACCTGCTCGACGACCCCGGCGCGACGGGTGTCGTCGTCGAGAACCAGGAGCTGCTCGACCGCGTACTCGAGGTCTCGGACTCCCTGTCCATCCGTTTCATCGTCTGCATGGACGACCTCCCGGCTGAGTACGGCGACGAGGACGGCGTCTACACGCTCGGCGAGGTGTACGAGCAGGGGCGGAAGCGCTTCGACGGCGACACCTTCGAGACGTGGCTCGACGAGACCGACGTCGAGGACCTCGCGAGCCTCGTCTACACGTCCGGAACGACCGGCCAGCCGAAGGGGGTGCGCCTGACCCACCGCAACTTCCGGTCGAACGTCAACCAGATGTACCGCCGGTACGGCCCGCGCCCGGAGAAGTCCAGTTCGTTCCCGACCATCGACGAGAACACCCGGACGGTGTCGTACCTGCCGCTGGCGCACGTCTTCGAGCGCGCCGCCGGGCACTTCCTCATCTTCGCGGCCGGCGGCTGCGTCGGCTACGCCGAGAGCGTCGACACGCTGAAGGAGGACTTCCAGACCGTCGAACCGAACACCGCGACGAGCGTCCCGCGGGTGTACGAGAAGATCTACGACGCCATCCGCGAGCAGGCCGCAGAGAGCGGCTTCAAGGAGCGGGTCTTCAACTGGGCGACCGGCGTCAGCCGCGAGTACTACCGCTCCGACCGGCCCGGGGCGCTGCTGAGGGCTCGCTACTGGCTCGCGGACAAGCTCGTCTTCAGCGACGTGCGCGAGGCGCTCGGCGGCAACGTCGACTACCTCATCAGCGGCGGTGGCACGCTCTCGGACGAGCTCTGTACCCTCTACCACGGGATGGGGCTGCCCATCTACGAGGGCTACGGGCTCACCGAGGCGTCGCCAGTCGTGACGAGCAACCCGCCCGAGGAGGTCAAGATCGGCACCATCGGCCCGGCGTACCACGACATCGACGTCCGCATCGACACCTCGGTCGTCCCCGAGGGCGAGGCGACGGACACGATGGGCAAGCTCGGCGAGCTGCTCATCCGCGGGCCGAACGTGACCGACGGCTACTGGAACAAGCCCGAGGAGACCGAGGCCGCGTTCACCGAGGACGGCTTCTTCAAGACCGGCGACATCGTCCACGAGCGACCGGACGACTACCTCGTGTTCCGCGAGCGCTCGAAACAGATCCTGGTGCTGTCGACGGGGAAGAACGTCGCGCCCGCCCCCATCGAGGACGCGTTCGTCTCCAGCCGTCTCGTCGAGCAGGTGATGGTGATGGGCGACGGGGAGAAGTTCGTCTCCGCGCTCGTCGTCCCGAACTTCGAGGCGCTGCGCGAGCGGGCCGCGGAGGAGGGCGTCGACGTGCCCGACGACGACTACGCGCTCTGTGACGACGACTGGGCGTACGAGACCATCGAGGCGGAGGTCGAGGCGGTGAACGAGCGCTTCGAGAAGCACGAACAGATCAAGGAGTTCCGGCTGGCCGAGGAGGAGTTCACCGAGGACAACGACATGATGACGCCGACGATGAAGAAGAAGCGCCGGAACATCAAGGACCGCTACGACCGTCTGGTCGAGGAGATCTACGGCGAGGACGACCGCGCGGAACCGGCGGAAGCCGAGGACTGA
- a CDS encoding N-acyl homoserine lactonase family protein encodes MSATALYTLNTAHWTFDFSAAVQMQNPGEPYRGTCPAYLIEHPEGTVLVDTGVSPELVADPASYGPTGAAHMAPLLETLEQAEDQHLERLLDAVGYEPADVDVVVMSHLHTDHAGNLDLFPDAEFVVQKAELRYAFYPDGVQRLFYVTGDFHHLRRMDYDVTAVRGEYDVFGDGSVVAFPTPGHSPGHQSVQVELPDAGTVILAIDAANHREGYEGELAASFAHSLEDSVESIQAVKRRAELADADVYVHHDPDDIGSLPEPPAALK; translated from the coding sequence ATGTCCGCGACGGCACTCTACACGCTGAACACCGCGCACTGGACGTTCGACTTCTCGGCGGCCGTGCAGATGCAGAACCCCGGCGAACCGTACCGCGGTACCTGTCCGGCCTACCTGATCGAGCATCCCGAGGGCACGGTGCTCGTCGACACCGGCGTCAGCCCGGAGCTGGTGGCGGACCCGGCGTCGTACGGCCCCACCGGGGCGGCACACATGGCCCCGCTGCTGGAGACGCTGGAGCAGGCCGAGGACCAGCACCTCGAACGACTGCTCGACGCGGTCGGCTACGAGCCGGCCGACGTCGACGTGGTCGTCATGAGCCACCTGCACACCGACCACGCGGGCAACCTCGATCTGTTCCCCGACGCCGAGTTCGTCGTCCAGAAGGCGGAGCTGCGCTACGCGTTCTACCCCGACGGCGTCCAGCGCCTGTTCTACGTCACCGGCGACTTCCACCACCTGCGACGGATGGACTACGACGTGACCGCGGTCCGCGGCGAGTACGACGTGTTCGGCGACGGGAGCGTCGTCGCGTTCCCGACGCCGGGGCACTCGCCGGGCCACCAGTCCGTGCAGGTCGAACTGCCCGACGCGGGGACGGTCATCCTCGCCATCGACGCCGCCAACCATCGCGAGGGCTACGAGGGCGAGCTCGCGGCGTCGTTCGCACACTCGCTGGAGGACTCCGTGGAGTCCATCCAGGCCGTCAAGCGTCGGGCCGAGCTGGCCGACGCGGACGTGTACGTCCACCACGACCCCGACGACATCGGCTCGCTGCCCGAGCCGCCGGCGGCGCTGAAGTAG
- a CDS encoding 2'-5' RNA ligase family protein, translated as MNSAVISTLPDDHHQRVLDIWDDLEAEFGIDPASELPPPHVSYHVAETYDASTVESRLHSVRPEVEPFTVRTGGLGVFTAAPVVYLPVARSPELAELHDSLWSRLTDFADRADDYYHPERWFPHVTLAYHSLDDELAGDVVTFLSDYEFDWEMEIRDLAHLESNGTETRICSRVEL; from the coding sequence ATGAACTCGGCAGTCATCTCGACGTTGCCCGACGACCACCACCAGCGCGTGCTCGACATCTGGGACGACCTGGAGGCCGAGTTCGGCATCGACCCGGCGTCCGAACTCCCGCCGCCGCACGTCTCCTACCACGTCGCGGAGACCTACGACGCCTCGACCGTCGAGTCGCGGCTCCACTCGGTCCGGCCGGAGGTCGAGCCGTTCACCGTCCGCACCGGCGGGCTGGGCGTGTTCACCGCCGCGCCGGTGGTGTACCTGCCCGTCGCACGGTCACCGGAGCTGGCCGAACTCCACGACAGCCTCTGGTCGCGACTCACCGACTTCGCCGACCGCGCCGACGACTACTACCACCCGGAGCGGTGGTTCCCGCACGTCACGCTGGCGTACCACAGCCTCGACGACGAGCTTGCGGGCGACGTGGTGACCTTTCTGTCCGACTACGAGTTCGACTGGGAGATGGAGATCCGGGACCTCGCGCACCTGGAGTCCAACGGCACCGAGACGCGCATCTGCTCGCGCGTGGAGCTGTGA
- a CDS encoding ABC transporter ATP-binding protein, whose protein sequence is MTDAAIVTDGLTKEYDGETAVGDLDLRIESGEVFGFLGPNGAGKTTTMRMLTTLTRPSAGTAHVAGQPITDRESVTPHIGYLPEEPPLYEELTGREQLEYVAGLRDIPDDEAAERIESLLERFDLLDDADKRIDAYSKGMRQKTGVIQAVLHEPEVAFLDEPTSGLDPRAARTMRDTIADLADREMTVFLSTHILPVVDELADRIGVLHDGRLVAQGAPEELKRRAETGEATSLEDAFLAVTTEVGEAAAESPAE, encoded by the coding sequence ATGACCGACGCGGCCATCGTCACGGACGGCTTGACGAAGGAGTACGACGGGGAGACGGCAGTCGGCGACCTCGACCTGCGCATCGAGAGCGGCGAGGTGTTCGGCTTCCTCGGGCCGAACGGCGCGGGGAAGACGACGACGATGCGGATGCTGACGACGCTGACGCGCCCGAGTGCGGGCACCGCGCACGTCGCCGGCCAGCCCATCACCGACCGCGAGTCGGTGACCCCCCACATCGGCTACCTGCCGGAGGAGCCACCGCTGTACGAGGAGCTGACGGGGCGCGAGCAGCTGGAGTACGTCGCGGGCCTGCGTGACATCCCGGACGACGAGGCGGCCGAGCGCATCGAGTCCCTGCTCGAACGCTTCGACCTGCTCGACGACGCGGACAAGCGCATCGACGCCTACTCGAAGGGGATGCGACAGAAGACGGGCGTCATCCAGGCGGTGCTGCACGAGCCCGAGGTCGCGTTCCTCGACGAGCCCACCTCGGGGCTGGACCCGCGGGCGGCGCGGACGATGCGCGACACCATCGCGGACCTCGCGGACCGGGAGATGACGGTGTTCCTCTCGACGCACATCCTGCCCGTCGTCGACGAGCTCGCGGACCGTATCGGCGTGCTCCACGACGGCCGGCTGGTGGCTCAGGGCGCGCCCGAGGAGTTGAAACGCCGGGCGGAGACGGGCGAAGCGACCAGTCTGGAGGATGCGTTCCTCGCGGTGACGACGGAGGTCGGGGAGGCGGCGGCGGAGTCGCCGGCGGAGTAG